A single Rattus norvegicus strain BN/NHsdMcwi chromosome 5, GRCr8, whole genome shotgun sequence DNA region contains:
- the Cyp4a1 gene encoding cytochrome P450 4A10 isoform X2, whose amino-acid sequence MSVSALSSTRFTGSISGFLQVASVLGLLLLLVKAVQFYLQRQWLLKAFQQFPSPPFHWFFGHKQFQGDKELQQIMTCVENFPSAFPRWFWGSKAYLIVYDPDYMKVILGRSDPKANGVYRLLAPWIGYGLLLLNGQPWFQHRRMLTPAFHYDILKPYVKNMADSIRLMLDKWEQLAGQDSSIEIFQHISLMTLDTVMKCAFSHNGSVQVDGWCDQAKEGSAAECGRAGKGQEEKTFGFSGHPLTCQSESALILWVSSLPDLHIGLYFRDHLDQIPYTTMCIKEALRLYPPVPGIVRELSTSVTFPDGRSLPKGIQVTLSIYGLHHNPKVWPNPEVFDPSRFAPDSPRHSHSFLPFSGGAR is encoded by the exons ATGAGCGTCTCTGCACTGAGCTCCACCCGCTTCACGGGCAGCATCTCTGGCTTCCTCCAAGTGGCCTCCGTGCTTGGTCTGCTTCTGCTGCTGGTCAAAGCAGTCCAGTTCTACCTGCAAAGGCAATGGCTACTCAAGGCTTTCCAGCAGTTCCCATCACCTCCCTTCCACTGGTTCTTTGGGCACAAG CAGTTTCAAGGTGACAAAGAACTACAGCAAATTATGACATGTGTGGAGAATTTCCCAAGTGCCTTTCCTCGATGGTTCTGGGGAAGCAAAGCCTACTTAATTGTCTATGACCCTGACTACATGAAGGTGATTCTCGGGCGATCAG ATCCAAAGGCCAATGGCGTCTACAGATTGCTAGCTCCTTGGATCG GATATGGTTTGCTCTTGCTGAATGGACAACCGTGGTTCCAGCACCGGCGAATGCTAACCCCAGCCTTCCACTATGACATTCTGAAACCCTATGTAAAAAACATGGCTGACTCCATTCGACTGATGCTA GACAAATGGGAACAGCTGGCAGGTCAAGACTCCTCTATAGAAATCTTTCAACATATCTCCTTAATGACCCTAGACACTGTCATGAAGTGTGCCTTCAGCCACAATGGCAGTGTTcaggtggatgg ATGGTGTGATCAAGCTAAGGAAGGATCAGCTGCAGAATGCGGGAGAGCTGGAAAAGGTCAAGAAGAAAAGACGTTTGGATTTTCTGGACATCCTCTTACTTGCCAGAGTGA AAGTGCCCTTATTCTTTGGGTCTCCAGTCTACCTGACCTCCACATTGGACTTTATTTCAGGGATCACCTGGACCAGATTCCCTACACCACCATGTGTATCAAGGAGGCCCTGAGGCTTTACCCACCTGTTCCAGGCATTGTCAGAGAACTCAGCACATCTGTCACCTTCCCTGATGGGCGCTCTTTACCCAAGG GTATCCAAGTCACACTCTCCATTTATGGTCTCCACCACAACCCGAAGGTGTGGCCAAACCCAGAG GTGTTTGACCCTTCCAGGTTTGCACCAGACTCTCCCCGACACAGCCACTCATTCCTGCCCTTCTCAGGAGGAGCGAGGTGA
- the Cyp4a1 gene encoding cytochrome P450 4A10 isoform X1, whose amino-acid sequence MSVSALSSTRFTGSISGFLQVASVLGLLLLLVKAVQFYLQRQWLLKAFQQFPSPPFHWFFGHKQFQGDKELQQIMTCVENFPSAFPRWFWGSKAYLIVYDPDYMKVILGRSDPKANGVYRLLAPWIGYGLLLLNGQPWFQHRRMLTPAFHYDILKPYVKNMADSIRLMLDKWEQLAGQDSSIEIFQHISLMTLDTVMKCAFSHNGSVQVDGNYKSYIQAIGNLNDLFHSRVRNIFHQNDTIYNFSSNGHLFNRACQLAHDHTDGVIKLRKDQLQNAGELEKVKKKRRLDFLDILLLARMENGDSLSDKDLRAEVDTFMFEGHDTTASGVSWIFYALATHPEHQQRCREEVQSVLGDGSSITWDHLDQIPYTTMCIKEALRLYPPVPGIVRELSTSVTFPDGRSLPKGIQVTLSIYGLHHNPKVWPNPEVFDPSRFAPDSPRHSHSFLPFSGGARNCIGKQFAMSEMKVIVALTLLRFELLPDPTKVPIPLPRLVLKSKNGIYLYLKKLH is encoded by the exons ATGAGCGTCTCTGCACTGAGCTCCACCCGCTTCACGGGCAGCATCTCTGGCTTCCTCCAAGTGGCCTCCGTGCTTGGTCTGCTTCTGCTGCTGGTCAAAGCAGTCCAGTTCTACCTGCAAAGGCAATGGCTACTCAAGGCTTTCCAGCAGTTCCCATCACCTCCCTTCCACTGGTTCTTTGGGCACAAG CAGTTTCAAGGTGACAAAGAACTACAGCAAATTATGACATGTGTGGAGAATTTCCCAAGTGCCTTTCCTCGATGGTTCTGGGGAAGCAAAGCCTACTTAATTGTCTATGACCCTGACTACATGAAGGTGATTCTCGGGCGATCAG ATCCAAAGGCCAATGGCGTCTACAGATTGCTAGCTCCTTGGATCG GATATGGTTTGCTCTTGCTGAATGGACAACCGTGGTTCCAGCACCGGCGAATGCTAACCCCAGCCTTCCACTATGACATTCTGAAACCCTATGTAAAAAACATGGCTGACTCCATTCGACTGATGCTA GACAAATGGGAACAGCTGGCAGGTCAAGACTCCTCTATAGAAATCTTTCAACATATCTCCTTAATGACCCTAGACACTGTCATGAAGTGTGCCTTCAGCCACAATGGCAGTGTTcaggtggatgg aaaTTACAAGAGCTATATCCAGGCCATTGGGAACTTGAATGACCTCTTTCACTCCCGTGTGAGGAACATCTTTCATCAGAATGATACCATCTATAATTTTTCTTCCAATGGCCACTTGTTCAACCGTGCTTGTCAACTTGCCCATGATCACACAG ATGGTGTGATCAAGCTAAGGAAGGATCAGCTGCAGAATGCGGGAGAGCTGGAAAAGGTCAAGAAGAAAAGACGTTTGGATTTTCTGGACATCCTCTTACTTGCCAGA ATGGAGAATGGGGACAGCTTGTCTGACAAGGACCTACGTGCTGAGGTGGACACATTTATGTTCGAGGGTCATGACACCACAGCCAGTGGAGTCTCCTGGATCTTCTATGCTCTGGCCACACACCCTGAGCACCAACAAAGATGCAGAGAGGAAGTTCAGAGTGTCCTGGGGGATGGGTCCTCCATTACCTG GGATCACCTGGACCAGATTCCCTACACCACCATGTGTATCAAGGAGGCCCTGAGGCTTTACCCACCTGTTCCAGGCATTGTCAGAGAACTCAGCACATCTGTCACCTTCCCTGATGGGCGCTCTTTACCCAAGG GTATCCAAGTCACACTCTCCATTTATGGTCTCCACCACAACCCGAAGGTGTGGCCAAACCCAGAG GTGTTTGACCCTTCCAGGTTTGCACCAGACTCTCCCCGACACAGCCACTCATTCCTGCCCTTCTCAGGAGGAGCGAG GAACTGCATTGGGAAACAATTTGCTATGAGTGAGATGAAGGTGATTGTGGCCCTGACCCTGCTCCGCTTTGAGCTACTGCCAGATCCCACCAAGGTCCCCATCCCCTTACCACGACTTGTGCTGAAGTCCAAAAATGGGATCTACCTGTATCTCAAGAAGCTCCACTAA